DNA sequence from the Pelagibaculum spongiae genome:
ACTGATCAAAGGTGGCGGCGCGGCGCTGACCCGGGAAAAAATTGTCACTGCGGTTGCAGAAAAATTTGTCTGTATCGCCGACCCAAGCAAAGTAGTTGGCTGCTTAGGAGAGTTTCCGCTTCCAGTAGAAGTGATCCCAATGGCTCGTTCCCATGTTGCTCGCCAACTGGTGAAACTGGGCGGCGATCCGGTATACCGCGAAGGTGTTATTACCGATAACGGCAATATCATCCTTGATGTATACAATATGAAAATTGAAAAACCGATTGAAATGGAAACTGCAATTAATCAAATCGTTGGTGTAGTCACTAACGGCTTATTTGCTGAAAAGGGTGCAGATGTACTTTTGATTGGTAAAGAAGATGGTGAAGTAGAAATCCTGACAAAATAACTCGTCTGTTGCATTGTAAAATATGCAATTGGGGTGAATAAACGGTCAAGCCATTATGGTGTGGCCGTTTTTTTTGGCCACTAAAAATCTTGCGAAAAAGTTGTCTTACCAATATCGCTATCTCGCGGATTCTGAAGTAGAATAGCCGTCCGACCAGCCCAATTGCCTCAGAAGTATATGAACAGCAATTCTCTCGATAAATCAAAAATAAAGTTTCTGTTGCTGGAAGGGGTACACCAGAGTGCGCTGGATACCCTGCAAGCCGAAGGCTACACCAACATTGACTACCGCACGACTTCCTTACCAGAAGACGAGCTGAAACAAGCTATTGCCAGCGCTCATTTTGTCGGCGTTCGCTCCCGTACCCAATTAACCAAAGAAGTGCTGCAATCAGCGCAAAGTCTTTGCGCTATTGGCTGCTTCTGCATTGGAACCAATCAGGTTGATTTAAGCGCT
Encoded proteins:
- the rpiA gene encoding ribose-5-phosphate isomerase RpiA, whose product is MSQNLAKQAAARAAIKYIEDDSIVGVGTGSTVNFFIDALAEIKGRIEGAVSSSEASTERLKSHGIPVYDLNAVDSIPVYVDGADESNRYLQLIKGGGAALTREKIVTAVAEKFVCIADPSKVVGCLGEFPLPVEVIPMARSHVARQLVKLGGDPVYREGVITDNGNIILDVYNMKIEKPIEMETAINQIVGVVTNGLFAEKGADVLLIGKEDGEVEILTK